Proteins from a genomic interval of Microbacterium esteraromaticum:
- a CDS encoding ABC transporter permease, with protein MNTMQTSNPLAEPETKVAPSRWQVTLQAIVHGNGIISLLAVLLAVLVGSIMIAATDEDVQAAAGYFFAQPADTFVAIWDAVAGAYAALFRGAIYNYNADTFAAGIRPLTETLKFATPLIAAGLGVGLAFRAGLFNIGGQGQMLMAAAAAGYVATAMDLPIGLHLVAAIVAGMAAAAIWGGIAGFLKARTGAHEVITTIMLNNIAVYLLAWMLATQGILQAPGSSNPKTAPMAETAQLPQLLGPQYKLHAGFLLALLAVAFTWWLLERSALGFRFRAVGENPAAARVAGIDVGRMYFVVMLIAGALVGIAGVSQVLGTEVSGFSGGIDAGIGFDAITVALLGRSAPLGILGAGLLFGAFKTGGFTMQSAEGIPVEIILVVQSLIVLFIAAPPLVRAMFGLPQPGRPSRRSKRIAAKRRAASKPQASGSDEEKEVSA; from the coding sequence ATGAACACCATGCAGACGTCGAATCCGCTGGCCGAACCCGAGACGAAGGTCGCGCCCTCGCGCTGGCAGGTGACCCTGCAGGCGATCGTGCACGGCAACGGCATCATCTCGTTGCTCGCCGTGCTGTTGGCCGTACTCGTCGGCTCGATCATGATCGCCGCGACTGATGAAGACGTCCAGGCCGCAGCCGGGTACTTCTTCGCCCAGCCCGCCGACACGTTCGTCGCGATCTGGGATGCCGTCGCCGGCGCATACGCGGCGCTGTTCCGCGGCGCGATCTACAACTACAACGCCGACACGTTCGCGGCCGGCATCCGACCGCTGACCGAGACGCTGAAGTTCGCCACGCCGCTGATCGCCGCAGGCCTCGGTGTCGGACTGGCGTTCCGCGCGGGTCTGTTCAACATCGGTGGTCAGGGCCAGATGCTGATGGCCGCCGCCGCGGCGGGCTACGTCGCCACCGCGATGGACCTGCCGATCGGGCTGCACCTGGTCGCCGCAATCGTCGCCGGTATGGCCGCTGCGGCGATCTGGGGTGGCATCGCCGGATTCCTGAAGGCACGCACCGGTGCGCACGAGGTGATCACGACGATCATGCTCAACAACATCGCGGTGTATCTGCTGGCCTGGATGCTCGCCACGCAGGGAATCCTGCAGGCACCGGGGTCGAGCAACCCGAAGACCGCTCCCATGGCCGAGACGGCCCAGCTGCCGCAGCTGCTCGGCCCGCAGTACAAGCTGCACGCCGGCTTCCTGCTCGCCCTGCTCGCCGTCGCGTTCACCTGGTGGCTGCTGGAGCGTTCGGCGCTCGGCTTCCGCTTCCGTGCGGTCGGCGAGAACCCGGCCGCGGCACGTGTCGCCGGTATCGACGTGGGCCGGATGTACTTCGTGGTCATGCTGATCGCCGGAGCGTTGGTCGGTATCGCCGGCGTCAGCCAGGTGCTCGGCACCGAGGTCAGCGGCTTCAGCGGCGGTATCGACGCGGGCATCGGCTTCGACGCGATCACTGTCGCGCTGCTCGGCAGATCGGCGCCGCTGGGCATCCTCGGAGCCGGCCTGCTGTTCGGCGCCTTCAAGACCGGTGGCTTCACGATGCAGTCGGCTGAGGGGATCCCGGTCGAGATCATCCTCGTCGTCCAGTCGCTGATCGTGCTGTTCATCGCCGCGCCGCCGCTGGTGCGTGCCATGTTCGGTCTGCCCCAGCCCGGGCGACCGTCACGCCGCAGCAAGCGCATCGCGGCCAAGCGCCGTGCCGCGTCGAAGCCGCAGGCATCGGGTTCTGACGAAGAGAAGGAGGTGTCGGCATGA
- a CDS encoding BMP family lipoprotein, with amino-acid sequence MSISITKKLLGATVAAGVVLSLAACGQAPTDTPAGDGGSEALDFLPCIVSDEGGFDDKSFNQLSFEGAKKAADELGVELKDVQSNAETEYGPNMTNLVGEGCDAIVAVGFALSAATVEAASANPEIDFILVDDAADNDFDGTKDADNVKPLLYDTAQAAFLAGYLSAGYSTTGKVGTFGGREFPTVTIFMDGFKQGVDHYNEVKGADVEVVGWDGSTGSFTGGFEANQDAKQVAVNILDQGVDVILPVGGPIYQSAQQAIKESGKDIALIGADADLFVTDPSTADVVLTSVLKAMDLSTYQAVLSSGNGEFDPEAYVGTLENEGVGIADLHNFADKVDQELQDEVDQLRQDIIDGKVEVTSYLAG; translated from the coding sequence GTGTCCATCTCCATCACCAAGAAGCTGCTCGGCGCGACGGTCGCTGCCGGCGTCGTCCTCAGCTTGGCCGCGTGCGGTCAGGCACCCACCGACACGCCCGCGGGCGATGGCGGTTCTGAAGCCCTCGACTTCCTGCCCTGCATCGTCTCCGACGAGGGCGGATTCGACGACAAGTCGTTCAACCAGCTCTCGTTCGAGGGTGCCAAGAAGGCCGCTGACGAGCTCGGTGTCGAGCTGAAGGACGTGCAGTCCAACGCCGAAACCGAGTACGGCCCGAACATGACCAACCTGGTCGGCGAGGGCTGCGACGCCATCGTCGCCGTCGGTTTCGCGCTGTCGGCCGCAACGGTCGAGGCCGCCTCGGCAAACCCCGAGATCGACTTCATCCTTGTCGACGACGCCGCCGATAACGACTTCGATGGCACCAAGGACGCCGACAACGTCAAGCCGCTGCTCTACGACACGGCTCAGGCCGCGTTCCTCGCCGGCTACCTGTCGGCCGGATACTCGACCACCGGCAAGGTCGGCACCTTCGGTGGACGCGAGTTCCCGACCGTGACGATCTTCATGGACGGCTTCAAGCAGGGCGTCGACCACTACAACGAGGTCAAGGGCGCCGACGTGGAGGTCGTCGGCTGGGACGGCTCGACCGGTTCGTTCACGGGTGGCTTCGAGGCCAACCAGGACGCCAAGCAGGTCGCCGTGAACATCCTCGACCAGGGTGTGGACGTCATCCTTCCCGTGGGTGGACCGATCTACCAGTCGGCTCAGCAGGCCATCAAGGAGTCCGGCAAGGACATCGCCCTGATCGGTGCTGACGCCGACCTGTTCGTCACCGACCCGAGCACCGCCGACGTCGTGCTGACCTCGGTGCTCAAGGCCATGGACCTGTCGACCTACCAGGCCGTGCTGTCCAGCGGCAACGGTGAGTTCGACCCCGAGGCGTACGTTGGCACTCTCGAGAACGAGGGCGTCGGTATCGCCGACCTGCACAACTTCGCCGACAAGGTGGACCAGGAACTGCAGGACGAGGTCGACCAGCTCCGCCAGGACATCATCGACGGAAAGGTCGAGGTCACCTCGTACCTCGCAGGCTGA
- a CDS encoding mannose-1-phosphate guanylyltransferase, protein MARIDDFYAVIPAGGIGSRLWPLSRADAPKFLHDLTGSGHSLLRDTWDRLVPLAGEDRIAVVTGRAHRAAVEGQLPGIPDANVFLESEPRESAAAIGLAAAILHRRDPDVIIGSFSADHVIRGTQVFEWAVQQAVQVARQGYIVTIGIPPTEPSVGFGYIKRAGEIVVDGAPEATLVERFVEKPDLETAKQYLADRDYLWNAGMFIAKASVLLEELAANEPDLHAGLLELAEAWDDRERRGPAVDRIWPTLKKVAIDYAVAEPAAERGHLAVIPGHFDWDDVGDFASLTKLITHGRKNDLAVLGPKARVLSDAASGILVSQTSRVISLVGVKDIVVVDTDDALLVTTVEHAQRVKGVVESLKITGRDDVL, encoded by the coding sequence ATGGCCAGAATCGACGACTTCTACGCGGTGATCCCCGCCGGCGGCATCGGGAGCCGGCTGTGGCCGCTCTCGCGGGCGGACGCACCGAAGTTCCTGCACGACCTCACCGGATCGGGGCACTCCTTGCTGCGCGACACGTGGGACCGCCTGGTGCCGCTGGCGGGTGAGGACCGCATCGCCGTGGTCACCGGCCGTGCGCACCGCGCCGCCGTGGAGGGCCAGCTGCCGGGCATCCCGGATGCGAACGTGTTCCTCGAATCCGAGCCCCGCGAGTCGGCCGCCGCGATCGGCCTGGCGGCGGCGATCCTGCACCGCCGCGATCCTGACGTGATCATCGGGTCGTTCAGCGCTGATCACGTCATCCGAGGCACACAGGTGTTCGAATGGGCCGTGCAACAGGCGGTGCAGGTCGCGCGGCAGGGCTACATCGTCACGATCGGCATTCCCCCCACCGAGCCCTCGGTCGGCTTCGGCTACATCAAGCGCGCTGGCGAGATCGTGGTGGACGGCGCGCCCGAGGCGACGCTGGTTGAACGTTTCGTCGAGAAGCCTGACCTCGAGACCGCCAAGCAGTACCTGGCCGACCGGGACTACCTGTGGAACGCGGGGATGTTCATCGCCAAGGCGAGTGTGCTGCTCGAGGAACTCGCCGCGAACGAGCCGGATCTGCACGCCGGGCTGCTCGAGCTCGCCGAGGCGTGGGACGACCGCGAACGTCGCGGACCCGCGGTGGATCGCATCTGGCCGACGCTGAAGAAGGTCGCCATCGACTATGCGGTGGCGGAGCCTGCCGCCGAGCGCGGTCACCTCGCGGTGATCCCCGGACACTTCGACTGGGATGACGTCGGCGACTTCGCCTCGCTCACCAAGTTGATCACGCACGGGCGCAAGAACGATCTCGCCGTGCTCGGCCCCAAGGCCCGCGTGCTCTCGGATGCCGCCAGCGGGATCCTGGTGAGTCAGACCTCGCGGGTGATCAGCCTCGTCGGTGTGAAGGACATTGTGGTCGTCGACACGGACGACGCCCTGCTGGTGACCACGGTGGAGCACGCGCAGCGGGTCAAGGGTGTCGTGGAATCGCTGAAGATCACGGGGCGGGATGACGTCCTCTGA
- a CDS encoding ABC transporter ATP-binding protein, translating to MKLELRGITKRFGALTANDHIDLTVEAGEIHCLLGENGAGKSTLMNVLYGLYQADEGEILLNDVEQEFDGPGDAMAAGIGMVHQHFMLIPVFTVAENVMLGHEQTTFGGRLDLAAARAKVREISDRFGFQVDPDALVEDLPVGVQQRVEIIKALSRDARVLVFDEPTAVLTPQETDELMATMRQLKSQGTSIVFITHKLREVREVADRITVIRLGKVVGEAEPTASNAELASLMVGRAVELTVTKDAPTLRENGLVVSDLTVADEVGTVTVDGASFEVRGGEVLAIAGVQGNGQTELTEAIIGLQDDVRGSIRLDGKELVGRSVRHILESGVGFVPEDRSVDGLVKEFSISENLMLDRSFGAPFVVAGSVQRGLLESFAHEKIAEFDIRTQGPTQSAGRLSGGNQQKVVLARELSRDLSLFVAAQPTRGVDVGSIEFIHKRIVETRDAGVPVILISTELDEVSALADRILVMYRGRIVGIVPGDTSRETLGLMMAGMSETAALAEATEAPARGDQNGEIA from the coding sequence ATGAAGCTTGAACTGCGCGGTATCACGAAGAGATTCGGCGCGCTGACGGCCAACGACCACATCGACCTCACCGTCGAGGCAGGGGAGATCCACTGCCTGCTCGGCGAGAACGGTGCCGGCAAGTCGACGCTGATGAACGTCCTCTACGGTCTGTACCAGGCCGATGAGGGCGAGATCCTGCTCAACGATGTGGAGCAGGAGTTCGACGGCCCGGGTGACGCGATGGCAGCCGGCATCGGCATGGTGCATCAGCACTTCATGCTGATCCCCGTTTTCACCGTCGCCGAGAATGTCATGCTCGGGCACGAGCAGACGACGTTCGGTGGACGTCTCGACCTGGCGGCCGCCCGCGCGAAGGTGCGCGAGATCTCGGACCGTTTCGGGTTCCAGGTCGACCCCGATGCGCTCGTCGAAGACCTCCCCGTCGGTGTGCAACAACGGGTCGAGATCATCAAGGCGCTCTCACGCGACGCGCGCGTGCTCGTGTTCGACGAGCCGACCGCCGTACTCACGCCGCAGGAGACCGACGAGCTGATGGCGACGATGCGTCAACTCAAGTCGCAGGGCACCTCGATCGTGTTCATCACGCACAAGCTGCGCGAGGTGCGCGAGGTCGCCGACCGCATCACCGTCATCCGACTCGGCAAGGTCGTCGGCGAGGCAGAGCCGACGGCATCCAACGCCGAACTCGCCTCCCTCATGGTCGGACGCGCGGTCGAGCTCACCGTCACCAAAGACGCCCCCACGCTGCGCGAGAACGGTCTCGTCGTCAGCGACCTGACCGTCGCCGACGAGGTGGGCACCGTCACCGTCGACGGAGCCAGCTTCGAGGTACGCGGCGGCGAGGTGCTCGCCATCGCCGGTGTGCAGGGCAACGGCCAGACCGAGCTCACCGAAGCCATCATCGGTCTGCAGGACGACGTGCGCGGCAGCATCCGCCTCGACGGCAAGGAACTCGTCGGGCGTTCGGTGCGCCACATCCTCGAATCCGGTGTCGGCTTCGTGCCCGAGGACCGCAGCGTCGACGGCCTGGTCAAGGAGTTCTCCATCTCGGAGAACCTCATGCTCGACCGCTCCTTCGGCGCGCCGTTCGTCGTCGCCGGCAGCGTGCAGCGCGGTCTGCTCGAGAGCTTCGCGCACGAGAAGATCGCCGAGTTCGACATTCGCACACAGGGCCCGACACAGTCGGCGGGCCGTCTCTCGGGCGGAAACCAGCAGAAGGTCGTGCTCGCGCGCGAGCTCAGCCGTGACCTGTCGCTCTTCGTCGCGGCGCAGCCCACCCGCGGTGTGGATGTCGGCTCGATCGAGTTCATCCACAAACGCATCGTCGAGACGCGTGACGCCGGTGTACCGGTGATCCTCATCTCTACCGAGCTCGACGAGGTGTCGGCGCTCGCGGATCGCATCCTCGTGATGTACCGCGGCCGAATCGTCGGCATCGTTCCCGGCGACACATCCCGCGAGACACTCGGCCTGATGATGGCCGGCATGAGCGAGACGGCCGCCCTCGCCGAGGCAACCGAGGCGCCGGCCCGCGGCGACCAGAACGGGGAGATCGCATGA